AGGCCATCGGCGCGGGAGCGAGACGTGGAGCGGATGACGGCACGATGACGAGCGCGACGGACGTCGAGCGCGAGCGTCCGGCGCCGGCCCGGCCCGCGGTGTTCTGGGGACACGTCGTCACCGTGCCCGTCCTCGCCGTCCTGCTCGTCGCGTGGCAGACGGCGACTGCCGGGCCGTGGTGGCCTGCCGACGGCCAGGCCTTCCCCACCGGTGCGGCAGTCGCGCTGGCGGTCGGGGTCGTGCTCGTCGTCGGGGGCGAGCTGTGGCCCGTCCTCGGCAGCCGGACCGTCGATCCCAGCGGAGTCGCCTGGTCGACCACGTTCGCGTTCGCCGTCCTGCTGTTCGCCGGGCTGCTGCCGGCGGTCGCCCTGCTCGCCGGTGCCTCGGTGCTCTCCGGGGTGCTCGCCCGCAAGGCCGCCTACCGCTGGGTCTTCAACGCCGGCCAGTACAGCCTCAGCCTGCTCGCCGCCTGGGGCGTGCTGGTGGTGTTCGACCGCGACGCCCGCCCCTCGGAGCTGTGGTCCCCGGCGGACCTGTCCGACCTCGGTGTGGTCGCGCTCGCGGCCGCCGCGTACTTCGTCGTCAACGAGCTGCTCGTCACCTTCGCGGTCAGCGCGCTGAGCGGCACCAGCCTCCTCGACGACCTGCGGTCGGTCCTCTACTTCGAGCTGGTCGCCAACGGTGCGCAGCTCGGGCTGGCGCCGCTGGTCGCCGTCGTGATGGAGCACGCACCGGCGCTGACCGCCCTCGGCGTGCTGCCCGTGCTGGCCATCCACCGGCAGGCGGTCGCCGAGCGGGAGAGCCGGCACGCCGCCACCCACGACGACCTCACCCAGCTCGCCAACCGCAAGCACTTCCTCACCCTCGCCGAGAGCGCCATGGACCTGGCCGCCCGCAGCGACCAGTCCCTCGCCCTGCTCGTCGTCGACCTCGACCGGTTCAAGGAGGTCAACGACGTCCTCGGCCACCAGGCCGGTGACCGGACGATCGTCGAGGTCGGCCGGCGGCTGCGGCACGCCGTCCGGGACGGGGACGTCGTCGCGCGGCTCGGCGGCGACGAGTTCGCCGTCCTCGTCCCGGCGATCACCTCCCTCGACGACGCTCTCGGCGTGGCCCAGCGGGTGGTCGCCGAGCTCGAGCGGCCGTTCGAGGTGGAGGGCCGGCTCGTCGACCTCGGCGGCAGTGTCGGAGTGGCGCTGCTGCCGCAGCACGCCGGGGACTTCGAGGCCCTGTTCTCCCGGGCGGACGCCGCCATGTTCGCCGCCAAGCGCGACGGCGGCGGCATCCGGGTCTACGGCCCGGAGCTGGACTCCGGTGCTACCGGGCGGGTGGGCCTGCTCGGGTCGCTGCGCCGCGCGATCGAGGCCGGCGACCTCGTCGTGGAGTACCAGCCCAAGATCGACATGCGCACCGGTGCGACGGACGGCGTCGAGGCACTGGTCCGCTGGCGCACCACCGACGGCGTGCTCGTGCCGCCGGACGACTTCGTCCCGCTGGCGGAGCAGTCCGGGCTCATGCCGCGGCTCACCGCGTCGGTGCTCGAGCAGGCGCTCGCCCAGTGCGCGGCGTGGCAGCAGGCGGGGCTGCGCGTCCCGGTCGCGGTCAACGTGTCGCTGCGCGACGTGCTGGACGCCCGGTTCGCCGTCGGGGTGGCCGAACGGCTCGTCCGCTACGGCGTGCTCGGGCCGATGCTCACGCTGGAGATCACCGAGCGCGTCCTCGCCGAGGACATGCTGCGCGTCCAGGCCACCCTCGAGGAGGTCAGCGGGCTCGGCGTGCGGGTCTCGCTGGACGACTTCGGCACCGGCTGGTCCTCCCTCGTGCTGCTGCGCCGGCTGCCGGTCGCCGAGGTCAAGCTGGACCGATCCTTCGTCGCCCAGGTCGCCCGGTCCCGCAGCGACGCCGCCATCGTGCGCGCCGTCATCGACCTCGCCCACGAGCTCGATCTCGTCGTCGTCGCCGAGGGGGTCGAGGACGCCGCCACCTGGTCCGCGCTGGCGGCGATGGGCTGCGACACCGCCCAGGGGTGGCACATCGCCCGGTCGCTGCCCGCGCCGGCGGCGACGGCGTGGGTGCGTGAACGAGCCAGGGACCGCCACGGTGCGCGCCAGGTCGGCGACCGCACGGAGCGCCCGCAGCCCGTGCCGGGCCAGACGGGGGACGGGGCCGGCCTGGCCGGTCGGTAGAGTCCGTCCCCATGTCCGCCATCTCCCGCAGCGAGGTCGCGCACCTCGCTCACCTGGCGCGGATCGACCTCACCGACGACGAGCTGGACCGGCTCGCCGGCCAGCTCGACGCCATCGTCGACGCCGTCGCCACCGTGTCCACGGTGGCCGGTGAGGACGTGCCGGCCACCTCCCACCCGCTGCCGCTGACCAACGTCACCCGCCCCGACGAGGTCCGGCCCTCGCTCACCGCCGAGCAGGCCCTCTCCGGCGCGCCGGACAGCGAGCAGCAGCGGTTCCGGGTGCCGCGGATCCTCGAGGAGGAGCAGTGACCGACCTCACCCGCCTGGACGCCGCCGACCTCGCCGGCCGGCTCGCCGCCGGGGAGGTCAGCTCGCAGGAGGTGACCAGGGCCCACCTGGACCGGATCGAGGCCGTCGACGGCGTCGTCCACGCCTTCCTCCACGTGGCCGTCGACCGGGCGCTGGCCGCCGCCCGGGACGTCGACCGGCGGCGGGCCGCGGGTGAGCCGCTCGGCCCGCTGGCGGGCGTGCCGGTGGCCGTCAAGGACGTCCTGGTCACCACCGGCATGCCGACGACCTGCGGCTCCCGGATGCTCGAGGGCTGGGTACCGCCCTACGACGCGACCGTGGTGCGCCGGCTCGCCGACGGCGGCCTCGTCGTCCTCGGCAAGACGAACATGGACGAGTTCGCGATGGGGTCGAGCACCGAGCACTCGGCGTTCGGGCCCACCCGCAACCCCTGGGACACCGACCGGATCCCGGGCGGGTCCGGGGGCGGCTCCGCCGCGGCCGTCGCGGCCTTCGAGGCGCCGCTGGCCATCGGCACCGACACCGGCGGGTCCATCCGTCAGCCCGGTGCCGTGACCGGCACGGTCGGGGTCAAGCCGACCTACGGCGGCGTGTCCCGCTACGGCCTCGTCGCCCTGGCCTCCAGCCTCGACCAGGCCGGTCCGGTCACCCGGTCGGTCCTCGACGCGGCCCTGCTCCACGAGACCATCGGCGGGCACGACCCGCTGGACTCGACGTCCCTGCCGGACGACGTCCCCGCCCTGGTGGAGGCCGCCCGTCGGGGCGCGTCCGGCGACGGGGTCCGGGGCCTGCGCGTCGGACTGGTCCGGGAGCTCGACGGTGAGGGGTACGCCCCCCAGGTGCGCGCCCGCTTCCACGAGGCCGTCGACCTGCTCGCCGGCGCCGGCGCCGAGATCGTCGAGGTGTCCTGCCCGAGCTTCGCGTCCGCGCTCGCCGCGTACTACCTCATCCTGCCGAGCGAGGCGAGCAGCAACCTCGCCAAGTTCGACGCGATGCGCTACGGACTGCGGGTGCTGCCCGACGGGGTCGGTGCCCCCACCGCGGCCCAGGTGATGGCCGCGACCCGCGCCGTCGGGTTCGGCGAGGAGGTGAAGCGCCGGATCATCCTCGGCACCTACGCCCTGTCCGCGGGCTACTACGACGCCTACTACGGCAGCGCGCAGAAGGTCCGCACGCTCATCCAGCGCGACTTCGCCGCCGCGTTCGAGCGTGCCGACGTCCTGGTGTCCCCCACGGCGCCGACGGTCGCGTTCCGGCTGGGGGAGAAGCTGGAGGACCCGCTGGCCATGTACCTCAACGACATCGCGACGATCCCCGCCAACCTCGCCGGCGTGCCGGGGATGAGCCTGCCCAGCGGGCTCGCCGAGGACGACCTGCCCGCCGGCGTCCAGCTGCTCGCCCCGGCCCGCGCCGACGACCGGCTCTACCACGTCGGCGCCGCCCTCGAGGCCATGCTCACCGAGCGCTGGGGCGGCCGCCTGCTCGACCGGGCCCCGGAGGTGACGGCGTGAGTACCGAGACGGTGACCCCCATGGGGTTCGAGGAGGCGATGGAGCGCTTCGACCCGGTGCTGGGGCTGGAGGTCCACGTCGAGCTGAGCACCGCGACGAAGATGTTCTGCGGGTGCCCGACGGAGTTCGGCGCCGAACCGAACACCCAGGTCTGCCCCACCTGCCTCGGTCTGCCCGGGGCGCTGCCGGTGCTCAACGCCGCCGCCGTGGAGTCGGCCGTCCGGATCGGGTTGGCGCTCAACTGCGACATCGCCTCGTGGTGCCGGTTCGCGCGCAAGAACTACTTCTACCCGGACATGCCGAAGAACTACCAGGTCTCCCAGTACGACGAGCCGATCGCCACCGGCGGCTGGCTCGACGTCGAGGTGCCGGCCCCCGAGGGCAGCGACGCCGCGCCCGAGGTGGTGCGGGTCGAGATCGAGCGCGCCCACATGGAGGAGGACACCGGCAAGTCCCTGCACGTCGGCGGCGGCACCGGCCGCATCCACGGCGCGGACTACTCGCTGCTCGACTACAACCGGGCCGGCGTGCCGCTGATCGAGATCGTCACCAAGCCGGTCGAGGGTACCGGGTCACGGGCCCCGGAGGTCGCCCGCGCGTACGTCGCCACCCTGCGGGACCTGCTGCGGGCGCTCGGGGTGTCCGACGTCCGGATGGAGCAGGGGTCGCTGCGCTGCGACGTCAACCTCTCCCTGCGCGAGAGCCCGCAGGCCCCGCTGGGCACCCGCACCGAGACGAAGAACGTCAACTCGCTGCGCTCGGTCGAGCGGGCCGTCCGCTACGAGATCGGCCGGCAGGCGGCGGTGCTCGCCGCGGGAGGCCGGGTGCACCAGGAGACCCGGCACTGGCACGAGGACACCGGGCTGACCACCCCGGGGCGCAGCAAGGAGACCGCCGAGGACTACCGCTACTTCCCCGAGCCCGACCTCGTGCCCGTCGCCCCCGACCCGGCCTGGGTGGAGGAGCTGCGCGGCACCCTGCCGGAGCCGCCGGCGCAGCACCGGCGCCGGCTGCAGGCGCAGTGGGGGTTCTCCGACCTGGAGATGCGCGACGTCCTCAACGCCGGTGCGGTGCCGCTGATCGAGGCCACCGTGGCGGCGGGGGCCAGCCCCGCCGCCGCCCGCAAGTGGTGGAGCGGTCCGGTCGCGCGGCGGGCCAAGGAGGACGGCGTCGACCTGGCGGACCTCGGCATCACCCCCGCGCAGGTCGCCGAGCTGCAACGGCTCGTCGACACCGGCCGGATCAACGACAAGCTCGCCCGCCAGGTCCTCGACGGGGTACTGGCCGGTGAGGGCGACCCCGAGCAGGTGATCGCCGCCCGCGGGCTCGAGGTGGTCAGCGACGACGCGGCCCTCGGTGCCGCCGTCGACCGGGCGATCAGCGCCAACCCCGACGTCGCCGACAAGATCCGGGCCGGCAAGGTGGCCGCTGCCGGTGCCCTGATCGGCGCGGTGATGAAGGAGATGCGCGGGCAGGCGGACGCCGGTCGGGTCCGCGAGCTCGTCCTGGAGCGGCTCGGCCAGTCCGGCTGAGCGGGCGTCAGCCCAGCGGAAGGCGGACCAGCCGGTCGTCGCCGGGGCGGGGCTCGCCGCGGGCGGTGTTGTTCGTCAGTACCCACAGGGCGGCCCCGTCCGGGGCCAGGACGACGTCGCGCAGCCGGCCCAGCTCCCCGGTGAGCAGGGCCTCCGGCTCGCCCACCTGGCCGTCGACCAGCGGCACCCGCCACAGCCGCTGCCCGCGCAGGGCGGCCAGGTAGACGGCGTCACCGGTGACGAGCAGCCCGCTGGGGGAGGCGTCCGCGGTCGGCCAGATGAGCAGCGGGTCGACGAAGTCGTCGTCACCGCCGGGCCCCTCGACGTACGGCCAGCCGTAGTTGGCGCCCGGCTCGAGCAGGTTCAGCTCGTCGAGCCGGTCGGTGCCGAACTCGCTGGCGTACAGCCGGCCCTCGGCGTCCCAGCCCAGGCCCTGCACGTTGCGGTGCCCCACGGTCCAGACCGGGGAGCCCGGGAACGGGTTGTCGGCGGGGACACCGCCGTCGGGAGTGAGCCGGAGCACCTTGCCCCCCAGCGAACCCAGGTCCTGGGCCAGGTCGGCCTGGCCGGCGTCCCCGGTGGTGGCGTAGAGCATGCCGTCCGGGCCGAACGCGATCCGCCCACCGTTGTGGTTGGCCCCGGCGGGGATGCCGTCGAGCAGCACCTCCGGGTCCCCGAGAGTGAGCCCGTCGAGCGGCGCCCGCACGACCCGGTTGCCGTCCGCGGCGGTGAGGTAGAGGTACACCAGGGCGTCCTCGGTGAACGTCGGCGAGACCGCCACGCCGAGCAGCCCGCCCTCCCCGTCCGGCCGCACGTCCGGGACCCGGCCGTCCGCGCCGGTGGCCGTGACGACCTCCGGCGTGCCGTCCGCGCCGACTCGGACCAGCTGCGCCCGGTCACGCAGCGAGACCAGCGCCGACCCGTCCGGCAGCACCGCCACCGACCACGGCACGTCGAGGTCGGTGACGACGTCGCGCGGTGCTCCTGGGCGTCCCGTCACCCGGGTCGCGGCGTGCGGGCCGACGGCGGTGGGCGTGGCGGCCGGTTCGGACCCGGCCCCGTCCCCGGTCACCGTGGGTGCCGGCGCCGCCGCCCGGCCGGTGCCCCCGCCGGTCGGCTCCGTGGACCCCGTGCACGAGGCGAGCAGGGCGGCCGCGACGGCGGCGGACAGGGCGGCGAGCGCAGCGCGGGGCACGGCAGCAGTGTCCCCCAGGGGTGGCCGCAGGCACGGCGTCGCTGCCACGATGCCGGGCATGCTGTCGTTCCCGGACTCGTGGGTGATCACCCTGCCGGACTCCCAGTGGGTGGAGGACCTCGGCGACCTGCCCGACGGGGTACGCCCCGCCGTCTGGGACGTCGAGCACCCGCCCGCGGGCGCGCTCGGCGCCGACCTCGCCGACGTGGCCGTCGTCGTCCCGCCCTACCTGCACCCGGCCCCCGCCCTCCCGTCGCTGCGCGACCTGCCGGCGCTGCGGCTGGTCCAGACGCTCACCACCGGGTACGACACGGTCGCCCCGCACGTCCCGCCCGGGGTGGCCCTGGCGACGGCGTCCGGGGTGCACGACGCGGCGACCGCCGAGCTCGCCGTCGGGCTCGCCCTCGCCTCGCTGCGCGGCATCGACGACGCGGCGCGGGACATGGAGTCCGCCCGCTGGCGGCACGTGCTGCGGCCATCCCTCGCCGACCGGCGGGTGCTCGTCGTCGGCACCGGCGGTATCGGCCGCGCCGTCGTCGAGCGGCTGCGGCCGTTCGAGGTCGTCCTCACCCGGGTCGCGACCCGGGCCCGGCAGGACGACGACGGTCACGTGCACGGTGTGGACGAGCTGCCCGCGCTGCTGCCCGGGCACGACGTCGTCGTGCTCGCCGTGCCGCTGACCGAGCGCACGCGTCACCTCGTCGACGCCGCGTTCCTCGCCGCGATGCCGGACGGCGCGCTGCTCGTCAACGTCTCGCGCGGCCAGGTCGTCGACACCGGCGCGCTGCTCGCCGAGCTGCGCCGGCACCGGCTGCGGGCGGCACTGGACGTGGTCGACCCGGAGCCGCTGCCGGCCGACCACCCGCTGTGGGGAGCCCCCGGGCTGCTGCTCACCCCGCACGTCGGCGGGGACACCACGGCGATGCGGCCACGGGCACTCGAGCTGCTGCGCGACCAGGTGGCCCGGCTCGCGCGCGGCGAGCCGCCACGCAACCTCGTCCCGGACTCCCGTCTCGGCAGGTGAGCACAGCGTCTTAGGACTCGGACGCTCGGTAGAGTGCGGACATGACCGAGGCGCCTTCCCAGCCCGACATCAAGCCCCGCAGTCGGGACGTCACCGACGGCCTGGAGCGTGCTGCCGCCCGCGGCATGCTGCGCGCGGTCGGGATGGGGGACGAGGACTTCGCCAAGCCCCAGATCGGCGTCGCCAGCAGCTGGAACGAGATCACCCCGTGCAACCTGTCGCTGGACCGGCTCGCCCAGGCGGTCAAGGACGGCGTGCACGCCGCCGGCGGCTACCCGCTGGAGTTCGGCACGATCTCCGTCTCCGACGGGATCTCGATGGGCCACGAGGGGATGCACTTCTCGCTGGTGTCGCGCGAGGTCATCGCCGACAGCGTCGAGACCGTCATGCAGGCCGAGCGCCTCGACGGGTCGGTGCTGCTGGCCGGGTGCGACAAGTCGCTGCCCGGGATGCTGATGGCCGCGGCCCGTCTCGACCTCGCCAGCGTCTTCCTCTACGCCGGGTCGACGCTGCCCGGCGTCGCCAAGCTGTCCGACGGCACCGAGCGCGAGGTCACCATCATCGACGCCTTCGAGGCCGTCGGGGCGTGCGCGCGGGGACTGATGAGCCGGGCGGACGTCGACGCGATCGAGCGCGCGATCTGCCCCGGTGAGGGCGCCTGCGGCGGCATGTACACCGCCAACACCATGGCCAGCGCGGCCGAGGCCCTCGGCATGTCCCTGCCCGGCAGCGCCGCGCCGCCGGCCACCGACCGCCGCCGCGACGGGTACGCCCGGCGATCCGGGCAGGCCGTCGTCGGCATGCTCGCCCGCGGTATCACCGCCCGGCAGGTGATGACCCGCGAGGCGTTCGAGAACGCGGTGGCCGTCGTCATGGCCCTCGGCGGGTCGACCAACGCCGTCCTGCACCTGCTCGCCATCGCGCACGAGGCGGAGGTCGAGTTCACCCTCGACGACATCCAGCGCGTCGGCGACCGCGTCCCGCACCTCGCCGACGTCAAGCCGTTCGGCCGGCACGTCATGACCGACGTGGACCGGGTCGGTGGCGTCCCGGTCGTCATGAAGGCGCTGCTGGACGCCGGGCTGCTGCACGGCGACTGCCTCACCGTCACCGGCCGCACCGTGGCGGAGAACCTCGCCGACATCGCGCCGCCCGACCCCGACGGACAGGTCCTGCGGGCGATCGCCGACCCGATCCACGCCACCGGCGGCCTGACCATCCTGCGGGGGTCGCTGGCACCTGACGGCGCGGTCGTCAAGAGTGCCGGCTTCGAGCGCACGGAGTTCGTCGGCACCGCGCGCGTGTTCGACCGGGAGCGGGCCGCGATGGACGCGCTCGAGGACGGCACGATCGGCGCCGGGGACGTCGTCGTGATCCGCTACGAGGGTCCAAAGGGCGGCCCGGGCATGCGGGAGATGCTCGCCATCACCGGGGCCATCAAGGGCGCCGGCCTCGGCAAGGACGTGCTGCTGCTCACCGACGGCCGGTTCAGCGGCGGGACGACCGGGCTGTGCGTCGGGCACCTGTGCCCGGAGGCCGTCGACGGCGGGCCGATCGCCTTCGTCCGCGACGGCGACCGGATCCGCCTGGACCTGCGGACCCGCGCCCTCGACCTGCTCGTCGACGACGACGAGCTCGAGCGGCGCCGGGCCGGCTGGCAGCCGCTGCCACCGCGCTACACCCGCGGCGTCCTGGCCAAGTACGCCCGGCTCGTCGGTCCGGCGTCCGGGGGGGCCGTGTGCGACTGACCGGCCGGCCGCTGCCGGCGGCGTCCGGATGCCGAGCGTCCGGATACCGAGCGTCCGGATACCGAGCGTCCGGATACCGAGACGTGCGTCCCACTGCGTTGACACCCGGGGTGAACCGCAGCAACCTGGCGGCGTGCGGACCAACTCCCGGCTCCTCGTACTCGGACGGCGCGCGTAAGCCGACCCGAGAGCCGACCTGACCGCGCGCGACCCCTCGCTGAGCCTCCGGGCCGAGGGGTTTTTTCGTGCCGCAGCACCGAGCGGACCACCCCCGGCCCGCGTCACCACCGAAGGGAAGCCAGATGTCCAGCGGACCACGTGCGGTGCCCCGCCCCGCACCCCGGCCCAGCGGCCGGCGCGTCGACGAGGCCCCGGCCGACCGACCGGCCCCGGCACACCCGGAGCCGGTACGCACCACCGGGGCCGGCAGCCTCGTCCTGGCCCTCGAGGCCGCCGGGGTGGACGTGGTCTTCGGCATCCCGGGCGGGGCGATCCTGCCGGCCTACGACCCGCTGCTGGACAGCGAGAAGGTCCGCCACATCCTCGTCCGCCACGAGCAGGGCGCCGGGCACGCCGCGGCCGGCTACGCCCAGGCGACCGGCCGGGTCGGGGTCTGCATGGCGACGTCCGGACCTGGGGCGACGAACCTCGTCACCGCCATCGCCGACGCCCACATGGACTCCGTGCCGGTGGTCGCGATCACCGGTCAGGTGTCCAGCGCAGCGATCGGCACCGACGCCTTTCAGGAGGCGGACATCGCCGGCATCACGATGCCCATCACCAAGCACAACTACCTCGTCACCGACGCCGACGACATCCCGCGCACGATCGCCGAGGCCTTCCACATCGCCGGCACCGGGCGGCCCGGTCCCGTGCTCGTCGACATCTCCAAGGACGCCCTGCAGGCGGCGACGACGTTCCGCTGGCCCACCCGGATCGACCTGCCGGGCTACCGCCCGGTGACCCGCCCGCACGGCAAGCAGGTGCGCGAGGCCGCCCGGCTGCTCGCCACCTCCCGTCGTCCGGTGCTGTACGTCGGGGGCGGGGTGATCAAGGCTGACGCGACCGAGGAGCTGCGGCGGCTCGTCGACCTGTCCGGTGCACCCGCGGTCACGACGCTGATGGCCCGCGGCGCCCTGCCGGACTCCCACCCGCAGAACCTCGGCATGCCCGGGATGCACGGCACCGTCGCGGCCGTCACCGCGCTGCAGAAGGCCGACCTCATCGTGTCCCTCGGTGCCCGGTTCGACGACCGGGTCACCGGCCAGCTGTCGACGTTCGCCCCGCACGCCACCGTCGTGCACGCCGACATCGACCCGGCCGAGATCTCGAAGAACCGGGTCGCGGACGTGCCCATCGTCGGGGACGCCAAGGAGGTCATCGCCGAGCTCGTCGCCGCGCTGGCCGAGGAGCACGCCGGCTGCGGGCGGCCCGACCTGGCGCCCTGGTGGCGGCAGGTGGACTCCTGGCGGGAGACCTACCCGCTCGGGTACACCGAGCCGGACGACGGCACGCTGTCGCCCCAGTACGTGATCGAGCGGTTGGGTGCGCTCGCCGGCCCGGACGCCGTCTACGTGGCCGGGGTCGGCCAGCACCAGATGTGGGCGGCCCAGTTCATCCGGTACGAGAAGCCTCGCAGCTGGATCAACTCCGGCGGCCTGGGGACGATGGGCTTCGCCGTCCCGGCCGCCATGGGGGCCCAGGTCGGGCGCCCGGACGCCACCGTCTGGGCGGTCGACGGCGACGGCTGCTTCCAGATGACGAACCACGAGCTCGCCACCTGCGCCATCAACGGCATCCCGATCAAGGTGGCGATCATCAACAACTCCAGCCTCGGCATGGTGCGCCAGTGGCAGACCCTCTTCTACGACGGCCGGTACTCCCACACCGACCTGCACACCGGGTCGGCGGTCGAGGCCGGCCAGCGGGTGCCCGACTTCGTCAAGCTCGCCGACGCCTACGGCTGCGTGGGCCTGCGCTGCGAGCGGCCCCAGGACGTCGACGACGTGCTGCGCCGCGCGATGGAGGTCACCGACCGGCCGGTGGTCATCGACTTCGTCGTCCACCGGGACGCGATGGTCTGGCCGATGGTGCCCGCCGGGGTCAGTAACGACGACATCCAGGTCGCCCGGGGCACCGCGCCCGTCTGGGACCGGGAGGAGGGGTAGCGATGAGCCGTCACACCCTGTCGGTGCTGGTGGAGAACAAGCCCGGCGTGCTGACCCGGGTCGCCGGCCTGTTCGCCCGCCGCGGGTTCAACATCCACTCCCTGGCCGTCGGCCCCACCGAGCACGACGACGTCTCCCGGATGACCGTGGTCGTCGACGTCGACGAGCTGCCGCTGGAGCAGGTCACCAAGCAGCTCAACAAGCTCGTCAACGTGCTGAAGATCGTCGAGCTGGCGCCGGAGGCCTCGGTGCAGCGCGAGCAGGTGCTGGTGAAGGTCCGCGCCGAGGCGGCGACCCGCTCCCAGGTCCTCGACGTCGTCACCCTGTTCCGCGCCAAGGTCGTCGACGTCGCTGCCGACTCCCTCACCGTCGAGGCGACCGGCGACAGCGAGAAGATCGAGGCGCTGCTGCGGGTGCTCGAG
This DNA window, taken from Kineosporiaceae bacterium SCSIO 59966, encodes the following:
- a CDS encoding acetolactate synthase large subunit, which translates into the protein MSSGPRAVPRPAPRPSGRRVDEAPADRPAPAHPEPVRTTGAGSLVLALEAAGVDVVFGIPGGAILPAYDPLLDSEKVRHILVRHEQGAGHAAAGYAQATGRVGVCMATSGPGATNLVTAIADAHMDSVPVVAITGQVSSAAIGTDAFQEADIAGITMPITKHNYLVTDADDIPRTIAEAFHIAGTGRPGPVLVDISKDALQAATTFRWPTRIDLPGYRPVTRPHGKQVREAARLLATSRRPVLYVGGGVIKADATEELRRLVDLSGAPAVTTLMARGALPDSHPQNLGMPGMHGTVAAVTALQKADLIVSLGARFDDRVTGQLSTFAPHATVVHADIDPAEISKNRVADVPIVGDAKEVIAELVAALAEEHAGCGRPDLAPWWRQVDSWRETYPLGYTEPDDGTLSPQYVIERLGALAGPDAVYVAGVGQHQMWAAQFIRYEKPRSWINSGGLGTMGFAVPAAMGAQVGRPDATVWAVDGDGCFQMTNHELATCAINGIPIKVAIINNSSLGMVRQWQTLFYDGRYSHTDLHTGSAVEAGQRVPDFVKLADAYGCVGLRCERPQDVDDVLRRAMEVTDRPVVIDFVVHRDAMVWPMVPAGVSNDDIQVARGTAPVWDREEG
- the ilvN gene encoding acetolactate synthase small subunit, which gives rise to MSRHTLSVLVENKPGVLTRVAGLFARRGFNIHSLAVGPTEHDDVSRMTVVVDVDELPLEQVTKQLNKLVNVLKIVELAPEASVQREQVLVKVRAEAATRSQVLDVVTLFRAKVVDVAADSLTVEATGDSEKIEALLRVLEPFGIRELVQSGMVAIGRGGRSITDRALRTA